CTCTCAAATAGCATTCAGCCTGTTTAAAGACCAATAAAGGCCAATGTAATATAATTTAGGCTaactctcgcacacacacacacgcacacacacattaattcaAGGTTGCCTGAAGTTGTTCTGTGACCTCTCACTTTGTTGTCCCCACCAGTTACAGTGACAGATGAAAGTAATCAAATGATTTTATTACTTTGAGTTTTTCTAAGCCAGAACTCTCTCAAGCCTCAATAAATGATAACAGCCTTTTAATTTCTGGCTTTATCTGATGAAGCAATACATTAATACTTAAAACTGACCTGCTTTATctttttgacagaaaatgtgcaATACTATATGCCTGATTCAATTCAGGGTTACGAGACAATTTGCAAAATAGCATCTGCTGAAAGACACCCCGTATAAACTGCTGCTCCGATGtgcaacaaaacagacaaaaaacaactgTCTGTGTGGAGCTGACAGGAGGGAGATACTCCAAATGTGATTATGCATCCCCAAATGTTGGACCTGTATATGCAACTGGTGtttcaaaccacagagattaACCTGTGTGACTCTGCTAAATCAAATAGGCTGGTACAGTGTTCTCATTATTTCCACTGATGACTTCCCACTGAACACAGACAGAGGGAATTAGTGTTGCAGACTGCAGCAAACAGTCATTCAGCAGGGCCTGAACACTCAAATGCACATTAAGCTATCAACAATAGATTCTCAACACAGCtgaatttaaaaagtaataaaagcaTGTCTTCAATATAAAATAGCCCCATCTAGTGGAAGAtatccattaaaaaaatgaaatgtaaaaaaaaaaagaaaaaaaaagaaaagaaaagacaaattagCATTGTTTTTTGTGATTCAGTTGGACACTTTATAAAATATCTGAGATACAATAAGATTTTAAAGGGGCACTGTACTGGCtttacacatgaagttcagtttacttgtcatggGGAGTACTTCTCAGCCTGTGAAATCAGTTGCATAATGACTCCTGTGGCTCTGGAGTCTGGGATAATAACCCTGATTATGTCGTCAGGAGACTACAAATTTGCAACAGAAAGCCTGCGTTACAAATGCAGTTTGGGGTTTGAAAACTGAGTGTATTTACCAGGAGGGGGAAGTCAACCAAATCTACCATTtgattgcattatgggaaatctAGCATTTTTTGAAATTGCACCATACTTGGGACTAAAAATTGTGATATCTCAGCCTATCCTGCAGTGATTTCAACCAttctttttcaaatctgtcttttgCAAGCCTCCCAACTTTGTGGAAGTACAATAGTAAATGGCTGGAATACCTCTTtaaggagaaaatgaaagttGTCCTGTGAAGATTTcgtgtaaacaaacacagcttctgtttacattcagtgtcacacatcaaaacacattctgtgtatccttgaggtcaaATGTAtcaaatgcatttccttcctcataaaacatttatagaGCTGATTTtgaacctgcattgtttacatccatgtttacttgcTAGCAGTATTCTTCTTCACTGCTTTTGCTGCTgcattgctgcatttcttgCCATGTTACCAGCTCCTGTGCAACATCGGCAGGAGTGTGTCACCCATATGCTTGTGCATGTGCGTCCTCATGACTGTgcacaagaacaaacaaaacattgctCCTTAACCCTGCTACTGCTCTAAAACTCCTTTAAGTGAAATTGGGTCATCGTACTAAAGAGAAAAGGGAATAAATAATGTAGAAGTAGACACTCGACATGTCCTATATATTCAACAATAGAACATGAGTGGAAATGTAATAATCATAGAACTACAGGATCATGAGGGCATAGAATGGTGGTAGAAAATATagcatttacaaaaacaataaaaatatgtatagTATACTGTGTATACAATGTACAAAATGTCAACAGTATGTTCTATCATATTACAGTAGAATAACCttttatctatttgttttgtATCGGTTTTGTCGTCTGACCTTTGATTACAATTACACTTATCATTTTGAGGTTTCATCCAATCTAATCAAGTCCAAATAGATGGACGGCtgttgtgatgtgtgtgttctccaTTCTGCTTGCTGCCATGCCTCTAGTCAGtattgtttctgtctgttagGAGGCAATGTGAGTTCAGAGCTGCACTTATGGGCTCAGAAAGTCTGACAGTAGCAGAAACCAGTGAGTTATTCCGTCCTAAGACATCCTCACTTACGCCTTCTAGTCATCGCTGCTGGCAGAGATCAATGAAGCTGCGCCCGTttcattttctaacacagttgagTCTAATGGGacataaaacaatacaaaggctgtcagtggaagagaagaaaGGCAAACAATGGGCAGCGTGCCTTTGACCATTCTGACATGGAAGCATCATTATCTGCACAAAATGCCATACAACTAGCACGTTTCACTGCTGCgagatgaatttttttttttaaaaaatctgtcaaTCTCATATCTTACAAAAAAGGCAGTAAAACTTACTgagaaacaaataaagaatGTCTGACATCCAAATGTATGTAGGAGTTTTGTGGCGAGTCAGATGGACCTTGATGAATCAAACATGTAGCAGGGTCTACAGCTGTTTACAATACATAGCCTTGCATTTCATAGCCTACACTGCTACACCTGATAGTATAATGAAATCACTGTATCTGTAagactgaaaaataatttgttttcttcacTTTATCACTGACTGTGTTGTATACACAAGAGTATATCCAAGTCACAAAAGATTTGCTGGGCTAAAGCCTTTGTCTAGTCCACTGGCATACAGAGAGTGTTGTGCTTTACATTTCAGGATTGTTCAAAATAGAAAAGGGAGGATAGAACAAGCAGTTATAGCCTCtcaactgataaaaaaaaaatcagcaccTACAGAAACTTTGGGATAAAGATGCTAAAGGAACATTCATACCGTTTAATCTTTACTTGCCAATCAAACACCACAACAACGAGCCCCAAGATGGAgccaaatgtaaaacatttctAATCAGGTGCAGTTCAGTCTAGTTCAGTGCCATTGAGTTTAATAGCAGGTCAAGGTGGGCTAGCTGGTGATTATATGTGTGATGTGAGCATGAGGTGACAGGTGGGAGGAGATTGAAGTGTATTTTCTAACAGTATTCCACTGCTACTAGACAGCAGAGTTTGACCGAGAGGAATCATTCCTTAAGATCGATCTACACCTACAGGGGTCTCCAACACATCGCTTGTGAGTTACCAGTAGCTTGCTTCCTGTTTCTGAGTGTCTCTCTGAAGGTTCAAAGAATATGTATATAAATTTGATAACACAGTCACTTGGTAAACCTGTTTAAATTTCTGTCCAATCAAATTCAGACATCCTGCCACTGCTgacacaaaataattatttgccAAACAGCTGTCAATTAAATAAGTCACACTGCTGTAAAGTTTGGTTACACCTTAAGGCTAGTGGCCTGCACCAGAATTGACAATGACTGCAGAAAATAGTCAGGCCAATAAAAGGCAAAAATTATACTATTTccatgaggattttttttctttcatgaatGTGAATAACaagtgtttgtgtctcatttgCAGTGCGAATGTTTCAGTCGGtaaaaaatgtgatgttgaGTGCCACTTCACCAAAGTCCATGTCAACTTTTCACAGGACTTTCCATCTGGTAGCAATCTAGAACAGAGAAAGTAAAGGAGCAAACTCTGTTTACCAAACCATCAAAGAAGGTCAACACAGCAACAGAGGCTTCATTTAAAGTGGCACACATCCTAATGAAGCAAAAAAAGCACCAATGGCGGGATTGTAAAAGAGGTGATGACTGTGGTGGCCAGACCTGCTGTATGTCTTCCTCATGACCGGGATAAGATGATCCAAAGCCTCCAAAGGCTGCCACCCGCCAGTCCCGACTGCGCAAAGGTCCCTGACTGCTCTTGCCATGACACATACCAGGTTCACCTTGTCAGAATCAGTAATTTTATCTGGCCGTAACCCTTTATCACTAAAATCAGTCTCTGATGCTAATTCACCTGCTGCCCTGACTCCTGGGAGGGCGCagtgtctccctccctctcctctccagcACAGCTAGCCTCTCCTGGCCCACTCTCATCTACAGGCTGGgtctctcctcctttctgtctctcctctctgatGCAGCTACTTCCATCTCCAGACTCAGCTGTTTCTGTCAGATATATACAAGTTATACAAGCTAATAACTGGACATTAAAGTTAGGGCCCTTTTGTACCCGGGACAACTGACCCGGTGTTCCCCTGGGGTCGGCGGCCCTGGCAATGGCTGAAACGTTATTCAAGGACAACAAAAGTAACAAAGCGGACCCGGACTTTCCTAAAGTTCTGAACTATCATTGTATCATTCATTCAACAGGCTAACATGTGAAGGTTATGGGATTTGATCATGTCATGACACCTGTTGTTAAGATCAACTCCATTCAAGCAAGGGCCAATCAACATAGGAGCTTCAAGCTGTTCCTGGAGGAATGTTCTGCTGAATATGGGGATATCCTTCTCCACACTGCAATCAGGTGGCTAAGCAGGGGTAAGATACTACAGTGCTTACTTTCCTTGCTGAGTGAAATCACGGCTTTCATGGAATCAAGGGAGGATACCACCCTGTTGTCTGATGCTGAGTGGCTACTTGATCTTGTGTTTCTGACGGATGTAACTGAGAAACTGAATCACTTGAACCTACAGTTACAAAGTAAAGATAAAAACCTATGTGATATGATCAGTAATGTTAAGGCTTTCAGAGCAAAACTGTCATTTTATATTCGGCAAGTGAAACACGAAACATGTGATACAGTGATATGTAGACAGACTGAACATAAggacaaataaaataagtaataacACTTTTGCTGTCTATGACATTAATATGATGTGAATTTAAGTGTGAGTTTGACACattgaaaatgtaaagaaatgtaTATAGAAAAAAACCTTCACATGCTGCTGATTATAAGATGTTTTGATACAAAATGTGAGTGTTATATTATTCAGAACTatgtgaataaatgttaataataaaacatgagtAGCTCTTTAATTTTGTCAGATAAACTGTCAGAGGAAAAAAGGTCGGAGACCCCTGATCTACCATGTAGTGTTACTGATTGATCGGATCAGTTATCAGCATGTCTCCAGCTTAGCGCACATTAATAAAGTGTCGGTGACAGCTGCTGACTTACAGATCTCTCCGTGGATAAATGATTGCTGTATTATTGCAATAACACATGTTTTCTGAAGAACATGACATAATAGGCTCAGCTCAGTGGGTTTTCCGTCACAGTGAACAATAAACCAATAGTTCACACATTAAATTTTCATCAACAGCTCTTCAGCTTGGACTTGACCCTTCAGTCTTCTGGGAAATCAGCACATCTTGAGAGGCCAAAGCACGCTCTTTGCTCAAGAACTCctgaattttccatttttgaatCTTAGGATTCCTGCAGCTGTTTGTGAGAAATATTTGCCATCTTTATAAGAAATATTTtggttctttttgttttttctaagaatcatttaaaatgtttctgttgtgtatgtgtacttgctctctatcacgcttttctctttcacaggcacacgtgtgcacacacatacacacataaagagcctgactctgcagAATGTTTACCTTAATGGATATGCATTTGTTGACTTGCCTGAAACCAGACTTGTATCATGATTTTTTCTCCGAGgactgatttttacattttatttattgatagattacttaactataaatctgaaaccaaaaatgatatttaaaaataacatatagaCTGTAACTCGCTGTTGTaaggttttcaaacctcacctgagattctgtccTTCTTTTGGTTTGTAGATTTGGGCAACACAACTCAAGTTATGCAATAATAACTGTGCTCACTTACGGAAAAGGGAGGAGATGacattaaatagtaaatatcTCTCCCACTAATTTCAAAGATCAGTGTTTGGACtgattacagaacattcttaAGCTCAAGTGtgacactttggttcttctttaaaaataatcagatgtcttaatttgcttttagGAGGAATTTTCACCAACAGCTGTTTACTTAAACAACATGTCCGAGCAATAATCACAAATTAGTTAAAAACATCTATtgcctgaaattaaatataatatcaaatgatcttAGTTTCGTCCAGTAAAGTCGTTTGGAACATTTAAACTTTACATACTAACAGCTTCAGATTCTCCACCTCACCGactccactgctgctgctggcgtCGAGCTGCTGCTAGTCAACAATGTGTACAGTTTGAAGTTGAcggttgccagatcatcaggtcAAGTATCCCCCCATATCATCTTTCATTCTTTATCATAATAgcgcatgtttttttttgcagaaaacacacaaacctggcaactctgcagagatcttaccGTTAACATTACGTGGATGATTATGTGAGATCggtgaaaatattgaaaatattggTAGGGACAATCCAGCATCACATTGATGATTAGTCCATACCGAGATCTATGCCAATACGTAAGAATGAAAAACATAGCGTAGTCTACTTGCATGCACATAGTCAGTGAAATAACGAACACAGATAGCACAAAAACCCACCActgatgttttttaattatttttaaaatgtttttagaaaGCTTATTTCACTACAGGGGAAAATAAAACTCGAATAAGGCAATCATAGACTGCCAATAAAACTGCCAAGTGAGATGAGTTTTGTGGTACAGAGCAATTTTGACAGTCCATGCGGAATATCATCATAGTATTTGTATCCATTCTCTGTCAAAACTAGTATGAGTAAGAAAATGACATTGGCCCCTGGCATCCAAATTGTAGGTATAGCAATGGTTTCTGAAACGTGAAGAACAAAACGCatccagatctttttttttttttttttgtctcagaaTTTCTTGGGAGGTGGTATACTGGGTGCTGACGTGAATGGCACAGCCCAGCCCCTGCTACAACGAGAGGAAAAAGGTCCAGACGCAGAGAAATAGGCTACAGAGTGGATCAGCGCGCTCGGTGCGCAGACGCGTCAGGTGCGCACCAGGAGAGACTCCAAAGACGCACAGCAGCACGACTGATGAATGCTCTACAGACAACTAGATTGATTTGCAAGATTTTTTTATACGAATTACTAATGTAACGTCTAAGACCAACGCGCAGGATTTGGTGAAACCTTAAGGTAGAGACACATGAGAGCAAAGATAATCCTTACATGAGCGCTAATGGAAACGCACCGGACCATAAACCCCTGCTCTAAAAACTCTGccatgaagcagcagcaggacataAACCTCCCATAGGTCAATTTGGCAACATTTCAAGTTCACCTTAAGgggaaaaataaatcatgaacTTATCAGAGTCTGCCTGGCTCTTCGAAGAGCCGTGGAACCTAAGCAGAGCGGAGGAAGAGGACCAGAAACTTTTATTCGGGATCGGCGCGGATAATTTCATCACGCTGCTGGTTTTCGGACTCATCTTTACGCTCGGGGTGCTGGGCAACTCCATGGTGATCACTGTGCTGGCCCGGAGCAAACCAGGGAAACCACGGAGCACCACCAACATATTCATCCTCAACCTTAGCATAGCAGACCTCTCCTACCTGCTCTTCTGCATCCCCTTCCAGTCCACCATCTACATGATGCCGACGTGGGTCCTGGGCGCCTTTATTTGCAAATTCATCCACTATTTCTTCACTGTGTCCATGCTGGTCAGCATCTTCACTCTGTCTGCCATGTCCGTGGACCGATACATTGCCATCGTGCACTCCAGAAAGTCCTCCTCTATCAGGGTAGCGAAGCATGCTTTGATCGGAGTGGTGGTGATTTGGATACTCTCTCTGGCCATGGCAGCGCCTATCATGTATTACCAGAACATTTTTCATGGAGGAGAGAATCATACTTTTTGCTGGGAAGTGTGGCCAGATCAAAACCAGAAGAAAGTCTATGTGGTTTGCACGTTTGTTTTTGGTTATGTGTTGCCCCTGCTGCTGATTTCTTTCTGTTATGCAAAGGTAAGAAAACCAATTCACATGATTCATAATTATGGCAATGATTGAAGATTCCTAACTATATCTTACCCCTTTTTCTTTGCTTGCAGGTTTTAAATCACTTGCACAAAAAACTGAGAAATATGTCCAAAAAGTCAGAGGCATCAAAGAAAAAGGTATGTATTAAACCAGTCTTATGGAGGGCTGGGGTGGCTGGGGTACATAGATAACAGCCTTGTGTGCAAACTTGGCTGACTTAATCAGTtacaaaaactgaataaatatacCAGATAGAGAGCTTGAGTGACTTGTTACCTGTTGAATTATTGCTGAATTGCATTAATTTGAAGGAATTCTGGCTGTGACATGAAACAAAGTGAGGAGCCAGGTTTTCTGTAGTTAAAATAATTCTTAAATCACTGAAAATACTACTGTGCTATAAATTTCCACTTAAACTTGACCTCCTGCACTCTTGGATTGAGTAATACACCATTAC
This sequence is a window from Thunnus thynnus chromosome 10, fThuThy2.1, whole genome shotgun sequence. Protein-coding genes within it:
- the LOC137191845 gene encoding galanin receptor type 1-like, coding for MNLSESAWLFEEPWNLSRAEEEDQKLLFGIGADNFITLLVFGLIFTLGVLGNSMVITVLARSKPGKPRSTTNIFILNLSIADLSYLLFCIPFQSTIYMMPTWVLGAFICKFIHYFFTVSMLVSIFTLSAMSVDRYIAIVHSRKSSSIRVAKHALIGVVVIWILSLAMAAPIMYYQNIFHGGENHTFCWEVWPDQNQKKVYVVCTFVFGYVLPLLLISFCYAKVLNHLHKKLRNMSKKSEASKKKTAQTVLVVVVVFCLSWLPHHVVHLWVEFGTFPLNQASFVLRVAAHCLAYSNSSVNPVIYAFLSENFRKAYKQVFKCQIGSSDSPLNDIKEIRSKVDTPPSTNCTNV